Proteins encoded together in one Candidatus Anaeroferrophillus wilburensis window:
- a CDS encoding DegT/DnrJ/EryC1/StrS aminotransferase family protein, with the protein MTNNKNRLAIDGGQPVRTIPLPPWPVFSESEITAAADILRSGKVNYWTGNQGELFEQEFASSVGCRYGVAVANGTVALELALYAAGIGPGDEVIVPCRTFIATASAVVMRGARPVFADIDPVSQNITQDTVGPHITEKTKAIIAVHLAGWPCDMVPLAKLAGDHKLLLIEDCAQAHGSSYNSKPVGSLGDVAAFSFCQDKIMTTGGEGGMLVTNNHHIWERAWSFKDHGKSLAARNQRNTTAHFRWLHDEFGTNWRLTEIQATIGRRQLRQLTDWVNTRRRNALFLNQQFSAVQALRTTIPADNEYHAYYKYYIFLKPEALLPSWNRDHILEAVNAEGITCSSGICPEIYREKACRAKGLQPVKSFTTAHSLGETSMMFPVHPTLQKADLSDIVTAVTKVLAVATHRQS; encoded by the coding sequence ATGACGAACAACAAAAATAGATTGGCTATTGATGGCGGCCAGCCCGTACGCACAATACCCTTACCCCCATGGCCGGTTTTTTCAGAATCCGAGATTACTGCAGCCGCCGATATCCTACGATCAGGAAAGGTCAACTACTGGACCGGCAACCAGGGAGAGCTTTTCGAGCAGGAATTTGCCTCATCTGTCGGCTGCCGCTACGGCGTAGCGGTGGCCAATGGCACCGTTGCCTTGGAACTGGCTCTCTATGCGGCAGGAATAGGCCCGGGAGACGAGGTCATCGTCCCCTGTCGGACCTTTATCGCCACCGCCAGTGCTGTCGTCATGAGAGGCGCACGTCCGGTTTTTGCCGATATCGACCCGGTCAGCCAGAACATAACTCAGGACACTGTTGGCCCTCATATAACAGAAAAAACCAAGGCAATTATCGCCGTTCACCTGGCTGGTTGGCCGTGCGATATGGTACCTCTTGCCAAATTGGCCGGCGACCACAAACTTCTCCTGATTGAAGACTGCGCTCAAGCTCACGGAAGCAGCTATAACAGTAAGCCGGTTGGCTCTTTAGGTGATGTCGCCGCCTTTTCCTTCTGCCAGGATAAAATTATGACCACCGGTGGCGAAGGGGGGATGCTGGTCACCAACAATCACCATATATGGGAGCGGGCCTGGTCTTTCAAGGATCATGGCAAATCCCTTGCCGCCCGCAACCAGAGAAACACCACGGCCCACTTCCGCTGGCTCCATGATGAATTCGGCACCAATTGGCGGTTGACGGAAATCCAGGCCACCATTGGTCGCAGACAGCTGCGGCAGCTGACGGACTGGGTTAACACAAGACGCCGGAATGCCCTGTTTCTCAACCAACAATTTTCTGCAGTTCAAGCACTGAGAACAACGATACCAGCAGACAATGAATACCATGCCTATTATAAATACTATATTTTTCTGAAACCGGAAGCTCTTCTGCCAAGCTGGAACAGGGACCACATTCTTGAAGCTGTTAATGCCGAGGGAATTACCTGCAGCAGCGGCATCTGCCCCGAGATCTACCGGGAAAAAGCCTGCAGGGCCAAAGGACTACAGCCGGTAAAATCATTTACCACCGCACACTCCCTAGGGGAAACCAGCATGATGTTTCCGGTTCATCCCACCCTGCAGAAAGCTGACCTTAGCGATATTGTTACAGCAGTAACAAAAGTTTTAGCCGTCGCGACCCACCGCCAAAGCTAA
- a CDS encoding DUF342 domain-containing protein, translating to MSYQVTLYTHETKAKKDREEQNQVNHYEQNLIENVVASQVLARIRPLDDQTIPELGEDGNRQFFVVEDPAVLLGDNVIIPADDPQIIISTSNGYVRIDNNRIEVRETLVIDGDVNFKTGNLTFIGTIIVKGSVFAGFSVKARQLVVEGSIEGAHIEVDEHLIVRGGIIACKAGEVYCGGTIAVKYVENSALRAKGDIFIEKSALHSQLSAGGSIVFLHEPGVLVGGSCQAKNSVFAKVIGAKWATPTTIILGINPFLMEERKLLLADLEAKEAERQEVEERLNEIHLYLQEDHDQASRKEELRLDEERELLTAKRAYVDEQLLLLHARLHPLEEKIKLEKEVNNSSRLYAFDTLFPGVAITIKDSTIKCDSLYSGVFYYEENQELKLGKT from the coding sequence ATGAGCTATCAGGTAACCCTCTATACCCATGAAACCAAAGCCAAAAAAGACCGCGAGGAACAGAATCAGGTCAACCATTACGAGCAGAACCTGATTGAAAATGTGGTTGCCAGCCAAGTGCTTGCCCGCATCAGACCCCTTGACGACCAGACAATTCCTGAATTGGGAGAGGACGGCAACCGGCAGTTTTTTGTGGTTGAAGATCCTGCTGTTCTGCTTGGCGATAATGTGATCATCCCGGCGGATGATCCCCAGATCATTATCAGCACCAGCAACGGGTATGTCCGGATTGACAACAACCGGATCGAAGTCCGGGAAACCCTGGTTATTGATGGTGATGTCAACTTCAAAACCGGCAACCTCACCTTTATCGGCACCATTATCGTTAAAGGCTCTGTTTTTGCCGGATTCAGCGTCAAAGCCAGACAGTTGGTGGTTGAAGGCAGCATCGAAGGCGCCCACATCGAGGTTGATGAACATCTCATCGTCAGGGGTGGTATTATCGCCTGCAAAGCAGGGGAGGTTTATTGCGGCGGAACCATTGCCGTAAAATATGTTGAAAATTCTGCCCTGCGGGCCAAGGGTGATATTTTTATTGAAAAATCAGCCCTGCATAGCCAGCTGTCGGCTGGTGGCAGCATTGTTTTTCTCCATGAACCAGGGGTGCTGGTGGGTGGTTCCTGTCAGGCAAAAAACAGTGTTTTTGCAAAAGTTATCGGCGCCAAATGGGCAACTCCGACAACCATCATCCTGGGGATCAACCCCTTCCTGATGGAAGAGCGAAAGCTGCTCCTTGCAGACCTGGAGGCAAAAGAGGCAGAACGACAAGAGGTGGAGGAACGACTCAATGAAATTCACCTCTACCTCCAGGAGGACCATGATCAGGCATCGAGAAAAGAGGAGCTCCGACTCGATGAAGAGCGCGAACTCCTGACGGCCAAGAGAGCCTATGTGGATGAACAGCTGCTGTTGCTGCATGCCAGGCTGCACCCCCTCGAAGAAAAGATAAAACTGGAAAAGGAGGTGAACAACAGCTCCCGACTCTACGCTTTTGACACCCTTTTCCCAGGCGTTGCAATTACCATTAAAGATTCAACCATAAAATGCGATTCACTATATAGCGGCGTTTTTTATTATGAAGAAAATCAGGAATTGAAGCTGGGAAAAACATAA
- a CDS encoding N-acetyltransferase: MDYFVHESSYVDPGAIIGKGTKIWHFSHVLAGAVIGEHCSFGQNVCIAGGVVIGSNVKVQNNVSIYEGTTIEDDVFLGPSCVLTNVTNPRSQVVRRSLYEKTLIRRGASIGANATIVCGITVGYYAFVAAGAVVARDVPDYALMVGSPARQDGWMSRHGHRLKNPDAQGIMVCPESGLRYREVSQGLVSLDLNEDMPLPESLSVGSITYDELKKKT, translated from the coding sequence ATGGATTATTTTGTTCATGAATCATCCTATGTTGATCCTGGAGCGATAATCGGCAAGGGGACCAAGATCTGGCACTTTTCCCATGTCCTTGCGGGTGCTGTCATTGGTGAACACTGCAGTTTTGGCCAGAATGTCTGCATCGCCGGCGGCGTGGTGATCGGCAGCAACGTCAAGGTGCAGAATAATGTCTCGATTTACGAGGGAACAACCATCGAAGATGATGTCTTCCTCGGTCCGTCCTGTGTGCTTACCAATGTCACCAACCCCCGTTCACAGGTGGTTAGGCGCTCACTCTATGAAAAGACGCTCATCAGGCGTGGGGCCTCCATTGGTGCCAACGCCACCATTGTCTGCGGGATAACTGTCGGCTACTACGCCTTTGTTGCCGCCGGGGCGGTGGTGGCCAGAGATGTGCCGGACTACGCTCTCATGGTTGGCAGTCCGGCCCGCCAGGACGGCTGGATGAGCCGCCATGGCCACCGGCTGAAAAATCCAGATGCCCAAGGGATTATGGTCTGTCCGGAAAGCGGCCTGCGCTATCGGGAGGTGAGCCAAGGGCTGGTTAGTCTTGATTTAAATGAAGATATGCCTTTGCCAGAATCTCTGAGCGTTGGGTCGATAACCTATGATGAGTTGAAAAAGAAAACCTAG
- a CDS encoding Gfo/Idh/MocA family oxidoreductase, protein MKNFALVGAAGYIAPRHMKAIYATGNRLVSATDPSDAVGILDSSSYDISFFTEFERFDRHAEKLRRLGDDEKIHYVSICSPNYLHDAHIRFALRIGADAICEKPLVLNPWNLDALAELEREYEKRIFTVLQLRYHPAIQALREQVSKDSRKEKHTIDLSYVTSRGKWYLRSWKGDIHKSGGVATNIGVHFFDMLIWIFGQVHYKELHFADEKKMAGYLELEKANVRWFLSVDNDDVPPSAKAAGNNTFRSITVDGEEVEFSGGFTDLHTVVYEHILAGHGYGIEDARPSINLVYELRNATPLNSSADRRHPLLKS, encoded by the coding sequence ATGAAAAATTTTGCCCTGGTGGGTGCTGCAGGCTATATTGCCCCACGCCACATGAAAGCCATCTACGCCACCGGCAACCGGCTGGTTTCGGCCACCGATCCTTCGGATGCGGTGGGCATTCTGGACAGCTCTTCCTATGACATCTCCTTTTTTACCGAGTTTGAGCGCTTCGATCGCCACGCCGAGAAACTGCGCCGCCTGGGGGATGATGAGAAGATTCACTATGTTAGCATCTGTTCCCCCAACTATCTCCACGACGCCCATATCCGCTTTGCCCTGCGCATCGGCGCTGACGCCATCTGTGAAAAGCCGCTGGTGTTGAATCCCTGGAACCTTGACGCCCTGGCGGAGTTGGAGCGGGAGTATGAAAAGCGCATCTTTACGGTTCTGCAACTGCGCTACCATCCGGCCATTCAAGCCCTGCGGGAACAGGTGAGCAAAGACTCCCGCAAGGAAAAGCATACCATTGACTTGAGCTACGTTACTTCACGGGGCAAATGGTACCTGCGATCCTGGAAAGGTGACATTCATAAATCGGGCGGGGTGGCGACCAATATTGGAGTGCATTTTTTTGATATGCTAATCTGGATTTTCGGTCAGGTGCATTACAAGGAATTGCATTTTGCCGATGAGAAAAAAATGGCCGGCTACCTGGAACTGGAGAAAGCCAATGTCCGCTGGTTCCTCTCCGTGGACAATGATGATGTCCCGCCATCAGCAAAAGCTGCCGGCAACAATACGTTTCGTTCCATCACTGTTGACGGCGAGGAGGTCGAGTTTTCCGGTGGTTTTACCGATCTCCATACGGTTGTCTATGAACATATCCTTGCCGGTCACGGCTATGGCATTGAAGATGCCCGTCCTTCCATTAACCTGGTGTATGAATTGCGGAATGCGACACCTCTGAACTCTTCTGCTGACAGAAGACATCCGCTGCTGAAGAGCTGA
- a CDS encoding acetyltransferase, translating into MQEKESLFVVGCGGHAKVVIDLLERQNRYQIAFLLDDCPSRKETFFCGYLIIGGREDLENQPEETRPKKFIVAIGDNQQRLAASNFLTNRGLQAATAIHPSAQLGNGVEIGAGTVIMAGTVINADSKIGSHVIINTGATVDHDCHIADGVHIAPGATLCGSVTIGTGTTVGAGATIIPGMTIGSHRLIKAGTTVTDHNQDLVPATTDD; encoded by the coding sequence ATGCAGGAAAAAGAATCTCTATTCGTCGTTGGCTGCGGCGGCCACGCCAAGGTGGTCATTGATCTGCTCGAACGCCAGAACAGATACCAGATCGCATTTCTGCTTGATGACTGCCCATCACGCAAAGAAACATTCTTTTGCGGCTATTTGATCATTGGGGGCAGAGAGGACCTGGAAAATCAACCGGAGGAAACGCGGCCCAAAAAATTCATTGTTGCCATTGGCGACAACCAGCAGCGTCTTGCGGCTAGCAACTTCCTGACCAATCGTGGTTTGCAGGCGGCGACCGCCATCCATCCATCTGCCCAGTTGGGCAATGGGGTGGAAATTGGTGCGGGTACCGTTATCATGGCCGGGACAGTAATCAATGCCGACAGCAAAATCGGCAGTCATGTTATTATTAATACGGGGGCTACGGTTGATCATGACTGCCACATCGCTGATGGCGTACACATTGCCCCCGGGGCAACCCTGTGCGGCTCGGTAACTATTGGAACAGGAACAACGGTGGGGGCCGGCGCCACGATCATTCCAGGCATGACTATCGGCAGTCACCGGCTGATCAAAGCAGGAACCACGGTAACCGACCATAACCAAGATCTCGTTCCGGCGACGACCGACGATTAA
- a CDS encoding fibronectin type III domain-containing protein — MKNNDQSTIRKQRLMLGMSHNFFKQNDSIQQLHTSLFSLLIIAAMVFLFSLTAGAASISLSWLPNSEADLAGYNLYYDTNSSGDYQNVINVGNQPQYTFVGLETGVTYRIALTAYDVYHNESDFSEEIQILIPQPDFKMEIGEVSLNHEWVRVDFQQPFVDPVVVANPLSCIGGDPTTARIRNVDGNGFEIRVQEWDYLNELHNKVESVSYLVMERGSYILDDGTRLEANSFATDDTGTFGTVSFDQPFQQVPVITTSIITENGSSAVTGRLQAISTESFQYCMQEQENSGQEHAVETIAYLAWEPSQGSIDGIAFDIARTEEGIASEAQTVYFDQSFINTPVVLASLQSTNDTDPANIHWLDKDTDHIDLIIIEEQSYDREVDHALETVGYLAFSAINEDADSDNDGITDLAELTLYGTDPLLADSDGDGLTDDQELQLWGDEWNLDLDSDGLPNILDPDSDNDGIPDGIEASQGTDPGDPASKPATPQFQIETGEVSINHEWTRIEFSKTFTNPVIIANPLSYNGKEPAVVRIRNLDNTGCDIRVQEWEYLNGNHKFEQVSYVVMEQGCYILDDGTRFEAGTFTTNNTDVFGTMTFGQLFQQTPVLATSIVTENETDAVTGRTQEVNEAGFQYCMQEQERNYQVHAAETVAYIAWEPSQGVIDGLAFEVTRTTAGITDEQQTALFSQHFNNVPVVLADMQTCNGGNTANIRYVSKNTEGIKLLVAEEQSIDSELRHNAEQVGLIILGQ, encoded by the coding sequence ATGAAAAACAATGATCAATCAACCATCAGAAAACAACGGTTAATGCTTGGAATGAGCCATAACTTTTTCAAACAAAACGACAGCATCCAGCAGTTACACACCTCTCTCTTCTCCCTACTGATTATTGCCGCCATGGTTTTCCTGTTTTCGCTCACTGCTGGCGCAGCAAGCATCTCCCTCTCCTGGCTGCCAAACAGTGAGGCTGACCTTGCCGGCTACAACCTTTACTATGACACCAATAGTTCAGGCGACTACCAGAACGTCATCAATGTGGGCAACCAACCTCAGTACACGTTTGTCGGTCTTGAAACGGGCGTTACGTATCGTATTGCATTGACCGCTTACGATGTTTACCATAATGAAAGTGACTTTTCTGAAGAGATTCAGATACTAATTCCGCAACCAGATTTCAAAATGGAAATTGGTGAGGTTTCCCTGAACCATGAATGGGTGCGGGTTGACTTTCAGCAGCCTTTTGTAGATCCTGTTGTAGTTGCCAACCCATTGAGCTGCATCGGTGGGGATCCCACAACAGCAAGGATCCGCAATGTTGATGGCAATGGCTTTGAAATCCGGGTACAGGAATGGGATTACCTGAATGAACTCCACAATAAAGTAGAATCCGTGAGCTACCTGGTTATGGAACGGGGCAGCTATATCCTTGATGACGGCACCCGGCTGGAAGCCAACAGTTTTGCCACTGATGATACCGGGACCTTCGGGACGGTCAGCTTCGATCAGCCATTTCAGCAAGTTCCTGTCATCACCACCTCGATCATAACGGAAAATGGTTCCAGTGCGGTAACTGGCCGGTTGCAAGCCATCTCAACTGAATCATTTCAATACTGCATGCAGGAGCAGGAAAACAGCGGCCAGGAACATGCTGTTGAAACAATTGCTTATTTGGCTTGGGAACCATCACAGGGAAGCATTGATGGGATAGCTTTCGACATTGCAAGAACCGAAGAAGGAATAGCAAGCGAAGCACAAACGGTGTATTTCGATCAATCTTTCATCAACACTCCTGTGGTTCTGGCAAGTTTACAATCAACCAATGATACCGACCCGGCAAATATCCACTGGCTCGATAAAGATACCGATCATATAGACCTTATTATAATTGAAGAGCAATCCTATGATAGGGAAGTGGACCATGCACTGGAAACGGTTGGCTATCTGGCATTCAGCGCCATTAATGAGGATGCCGATTCTGACAATGACGGCATAACCGATTTGGCTGAGTTGACTCTCTATGGCACCGATCCTCTGCTGGCTGATTCTGATGGTGATGGCCTGACCGATGATCAAGAGCTGCAGCTGTGGGGTGATGAGTGGAATCTGGACCTTGATTCTGACGGTCTGCCCAACATTCTTGATCCTGACAGTGATAATGATGGCATCCCTGATGGTATTGAGGCCTCCCAAGGAACAGATCCCGGTGACCCTGCATCAAAACCGGCAACACCGCAGTTCCAGATTGAAACCGGGGAAGTGTCTATCAACCATGAATGGACCCGCATTGAATTTAGCAAAACCTTTACTAACCCGGTTATCATTGCCAACCCCCTGAGCTACAACGGTAAAGAGCCAGCAGTCGTCAGGATCCGCAACCTTGACAATACTGGCTGTGACATAAGAGTCCAGGAATGGGAATACCTTAACGGCAACCACAAGTTCGAACAGGTAAGCTATGTGGTCATGGAACAAGGCTGCTATATCCTTGATGACGGCACCCGCTTTGAAGCCGGCACCTTTACAACCAACAATACCGATGTATTCGGGACAATGACGTTCGGTCAGCTTTTCCAGCAGACTCCTGTACTGGCAACCTCGATTGTCACAGAAAACGAAACCGATGCCGTAACCGGACGCACTCAGGAAGTCAATGAAGCCGGCTTCCAGTACTGTATGCAGGAACAGGAAAGAAACTACCAAGTTCATGCTGCAGAAACCGTCGCTTATATCGCTTGGGAGCCATCCCAAGGGGTAATTGATGGCTTGGCATTTGAAGTCACACGAACAACAGCCGGTATTACTGATGAACAACAGACTGCCCTGTTTAGTCAGCACTTCAACAACGTCCCGGTTGTCTTAGCTGACATGCAGACATGCAACGGTGGCAACACCGCCAACATCCGCTACGTGAGTAAAAACACCGAGGGTATTAAGCTCCTGGTTGCCGAGGAACAATCAATAGATAGCGAATTAAGGCATAATGCTGAACAAGTTGGCCTGATAATTTTAGGCCAGTAA
- a CDS encoding U32 family peptidase: MAKTELLAPAGNWEKLKIAVAYGADAVYFGGEDFSLRRHAGNFPNDQLSAVIDYCRRRHVKAYLTVNCFAHAGELESLADFLLSLRTHPPDGLIVADPGVLSLCRRTLPDIPLHLSTQANTTNEEAVRFWGQQGVSRINLARELSLADIGRIHQAAPDVELEVFVHGAMCMAYSGRCLLSAVLAGRSANRGDCAHPCRWRYAVMEESRPGEYFPFEEDERGTYLFNSRDLCLLDYLPGLVNAGVEAVKIEGRMKSAYYVAVTTRVYRRALDLIAAGDSIPISVLAQMKQELTKVSHRGYTKGFIDGLLEKNAQRIEDSSYDRRYQYVALVEKVEGASPAGQKARLSLAVKDRLQVGEVLEVLTPEGEDFTATVETLADDRGGTMALVHPGQSVRARCVGGVFHPNQIFRRPV, encoded by the coding sequence ATGGCTAAGACCGAGCTTCTGGCACCGGCCGGCAACTGGGAGAAGTTGAAGATTGCGGTGGCCTACGGGGCCGATGCGGTCTATTTCGGTGGCGAGGATTTCAGCCTCCGTCGCCATGCCGGCAACTTTCCCAACGATCAGCTGTCGGCAGTCATCGACTACTGTCGGCGGCGCCACGTCAAAGCCTACCTCACCGTTAATTGTTTTGCCCACGCTGGTGAGCTTGAATCGCTGGCTGATTTCCTTTTATCCCTCCGGACCCATCCTCCTGACGGCCTGATTGTTGCTGATCCCGGCGTCCTCAGCCTCTGCCGGCGAACCCTGCCTGACATTCCTCTCCATCTCAGCACCCAGGCCAACACTACCAACGAAGAAGCGGTGCGTTTCTGGGGGCAGCAGGGCGTCTCTCGGATCAATCTGGCCCGTGAGCTGTCCCTTGCCGATATCGGTCGGATTCACCAGGCGGCCCCCGACGTGGAGCTGGAAGTTTTTGTTCACGGGGCTATGTGCATGGCCTATTCCGGCCGTTGTCTGCTCAGCGCGGTGCTGGCCGGCCGTTCGGCAAACCGGGGTGATTGCGCCCATCCCTGCCGCTGGCGCTACGCGGTGATGGAGGAGAGCAGGCCGGGGGAGTATTTTCCTTTTGAAGAAGATGAACGGGGCACCTACCTCTTTAATTCCCGGGACCTGTGCCTGCTGGACTATCTGCCGGGCCTGGTGAACGCCGGCGTGGAGGCGGTGAAGATCGAGGGGCGGATGAAAAGCGCCTACTACGTCGCCGTCACCACCCGGGTCTACCGCCGGGCCTTGGATCTGATTGCGGCGGGGGACTCCATACCAATCTCGGTTTTGGCTCAAATGAAGCAGGAACTTACCAAAGTCAGCCATCGGGGGTATACCAAGGGGTTCATTGATGGCCTGTTGGAAAAAAATGCCCAGCGTATTGAAGATTCTTCCTATGATCGTCGATATCAGTATGTAGCATTGGTGGAAAAGGTTGAAGGAGCATCGCCAGCGGGACAGAAAGCCCGGCTTTCCCTGGCGGTGAAGGATCGGCTTCAGGTCGGTGAAGTTTTAGAAGTGCTGACCCCCGAGGGCGAGGATTTTACGGCCACGGTTGAGACGCTGGCAGATGACCGGGGCGGCACCATGGCCCTTGTCCATCCAGGCCAGTCTGTCCGGGCCCGCTGTGTGGGGGGCGTTTTTCATCCCAACCAGATTTTTCGTCGTCCGGTCTAA
- a CDS encoding STAS domain-containing protein, with the protein MKIEHCHDQNVSVVRLAGELTVHESAMFQEAMIKIRPETKKQVIFNFQQLSYIDSSGLGALVSAFTSLNKNNCFVVFCCLSDKIRDIFHITKLETIFTVYNQEADAVEALTVSQGM; encoded by the coding sequence ATGAAAATCGAGCATTGCCATGATCAGAACGTCTCGGTTGTTCGCCTGGCCGGCGAGTTGACAGTGCATGAAAGTGCGATGTTTCAGGAAGCTATGATAAAGATCAGGCCTGAAACCAAAAAACAGGTTATTTTTAATTTCCAGCAGCTCAGCTATATCGACAGCTCCGGCCTGGGCGCCCTGGTATCCGCCTTCACCTCTTTGAACAAAAATAATTGTTTTGTTGTTTTTTGCTGTCTTTCGGATAAAATCAGGGACATCTTCCATATCACCAAACTTGAAACCATTTTTACCGTTTACAATCAGGAGGCCGATGCTGTCGAAGCACTGACAGTCTCGCAAGGCATGTGA
- a CDS encoding GntR family transcriptional regulator — protein MKSNISEIIASHKTLREKIAELLREAIIQQKIKPGERVTELEIASRFGLSRTPIREAFRQLESEGFLTIIPRKGAMVASLEEKDIRDFYEIKAVLEGYAARIAAEHISDDEIAKLERLNAKIRECADRQDVAGMTRVHNEFHQLILEICGNQKIMTIVSGLVRQFLRFRFFVSASSQLDKLLADHENIIAAFKAHDGSSAEKYIMENAKLGEDVLLKEFLANGAGRA, from the coding sequence ATGAAAAGTAATATATCCGAAATTATTGCCAGCCATAAAACGCTGAGGGAAAAGATTGCTGAGTTGCTGCGCGAGGCGATTATTCAGCAGAAAATCAAACCGGGAGAACGGGTTACCGAGCTTGAAATTGCCTCCCGCTTTGGGCTCAGTAGAACGCCCATTCGAGAGGCCTTTCGCCAGTTGGAGTCGGAAGGCTTTCTCACCATCATTCCCCGGAAGGGGGCTATGGTTGCCTCCCTGGAGGAAAAGGATATCCGGGATTTTTATGAAATCAAGGCAGTTCTTGAGGGGTACGCCGCCCGGATTGCCGCTGAGCATATTTCTGATGATGAGATTGCCAAGCTTGAGCGCTTGAACGCTAAAATTAGGGAATGTGCCGATCGTCAGGATGTTGCCGGCATGACCAGGGTCCATAATGAGTTTCACCAGCTGATCCTGGAAATTTGCGGCAACCAGAAAATCATGACCATTGTTTCCGGTCTGGTGCGCCAGTTCCTGCGGTTCAGATTTTTCGTTTCGGCCAGCTCCCAGCTCGACAAGCTGCTGGCCGATCATGAAAACATTATTGCCGCTTTCAAAGCCCACGACGGCAGCTCGGCGGAAAAGTATATCATGGAAAACGCCAAACTTGGTGAAGATGTGTTGCTCAAGGAGTTTCTGGCCAACGGGGCCGGTCGGGCGTAA
- a CDS encoding sugar transferase translates to MSSANRSRALLAKRIFDLMVVVPCLLCSLPIMLLTGLAIAVKLGLPVFYKQQRPGQGGKLFMIYKFRTMVDAKDIHGDLLPDEQRLTPLGQFLRRFSLDELPELLNVLKGEMSLVGPRPLLMEYLGLYSPEQARRHEMKPGITGWAQVNGRNTVNWDERFKLDTWYIDNWSLWLDCRILGQTLLKVFTQEGISQEGEATMKKFSGNK, encoded by the coding sequence ATGTCCTCAGCTAATCGTTCACGTGCCCTGTTGGCAAAGCGGATTTTCGACCTTATGGTGGTGGTTCCCTGCCTGCTGTGCAGCCTGCCCATTATGCTCTTGACAGGATTAGCAATTGCCGTCAAACTCGGATTGCCGGTTTTTTACAAACAGCAGCGTCCCGGCCAAGGCGGCAAACTTTTTATGATTTATAAGTTCCGCACCATGGTTGATGCAAAGGATATTCACGGGGACCTGCTTCCTGATGAGCAGCGGCTGACTCCTTTAGGTCAATTTCTTCGCCGATTCAGTCTCGATGAATTGCCGGAACTTCTCAACGTCCTCAAAGGAGAAATGAGCCTGGTGGGGCCAAGACCGCTGTTGATGGAATACCTTGGGCTATACTCGCCTGAACAGGCTCGTCGACACGAAATGAAGCCGGGCATTACCGGCTGGGCGCAAGTCAATGGCCGTAATACGGTCAACTGGGACGAACGCTTCAAGCTTGACACCTGGTATATCGACAATTGGTCCCTGTGGCTGGACTGCAGGATTCTCGGACAGACACTATTGAAAGTTTTTACCCAGGAGGGAATTTCCCAGGAAGGCGAAGCAACCATGAAAAAATTCAGCGGCAACAAATGA
- a CDS encoding GntR family transcriptional regulator, producing MKIDVLESSIADHQPLPDKIANFIREAIIVGKLKPGEKISEAKLAEELCISRTPIREAIRMLESEGFVSIIPRRGTVVSEFTFEDLFECFQIKACLEAFSAFLAEPEMTERDINRLRRLNEEEKAAIANQDFVKFMRIHEEFHLTFLNKSGNVKLNKLNSQMMTHIKRLQGFFIQQPEIFSHCANTHVQIIDAFSRHDGQRVRQLVEDNILHIAAQVRQHHNGTKEHG from the coding sequence ATGAAAATTGATGTATTGGAAAGCAGCATTGCAGATCATCAGCCCTTACCGGATAAAATCGCCAATTTTATCCGTGAAGCAATAATTGTCGGCAAACTGAAGCCCGGCGAGAAGATTTCCGAGGCCAAGCTGGCCGAAGAGCTGTGCATCAGCCGCACCCCTATTCGGGAAGCGATCAGAATGCTGGAAAGCGAGGGCTTTGTCTCCATCATTCCCCGCCGGGGGACGGTGGTCAGCGAGTTTACCTTTGAGGACTTGTTTGAATGTTTTCAGATCAAGGCCTGCCTGGAAGCGTTCTCCGCTTTTCTGGCTGAGCCGGAGATGACCGAGCGGGATATCAATCGTCTGCGGCGCCTGAATGAGGAGGAAAAAGCAGCTATCGCCAATCAGGATTTTGTCAAGTTCATGCGTATCCATGAGGAGTTTCACCTTACTTTCCTCAACAAGAGCGGCAACGTCAAACTGAACAAACTTAACAGTCAGATGATGACCCATATTAAACGACTCCAAGGTTTCTTTATCCAGCAGCCTGAAATTTTTTCCCATTGTGCCAACACCCATGTCCAGATTATTGATGCCTTTTCCCGGCATGACGGGCAGCGGGTGCGCCAACTGGTAGAGGACAATATCCTCCATATTGCCGCCCAGGTTCGTCAACACCATAATGGCACCAAGGAGCATGGCTAA